A single window of Myripristis murdjan chromosome 21, fMyrMur1.1, whole genome shotgun sequence DNA harbors:
- the LOC115379925 gene encoding insulin-like growth factor-binding protein 2-B, with protein sequence MVIYFTCGLLLAYLALPGTLLGDLIFRCPSCTAERLAACPKVTTICAEIVREPGCGCCPVCARLEGELCGVYTPRCSTGLRCYPSTDAELPLQQLIQGLGRCAQRVELEVTTSQDNPATNEVHGTEGPPMKRPTKDTRFKASAKKQHQNELKTKMKLNPGEEPRTQRLPQSLCQQELDKVLEEISKMTLQDNRGPLENLYELKFPNCDRHGLYNLKQCNMSTHGQRGECWCVNPLTGVQIPATPKVRGDPNCNQFQEELRVLPTAAALR encoded by the exons ATGGTCATATATTTCACCTGTGGGTTGCTGTTGGCGTATCTTGCTCTACCTGGCACCTTACTCGGGGATTTGATTTTCCGATGCCCAAGTTGCACTGCAGAGCGTTTAGCGGCCTGTCCCAAAGTCACAACAATATGTGCAGAGATCGTGAGGGAGCCAGGCTGCGGCTGCTGTCCGGTGTGCGCCAGGCTGGAGGGGGAGCTCTGCGGGGTCTACACACCGCGATGCTCCACCGGCCTGAGATGCTACCCCAGCACGGATGCTGAATTACCCTTGCAACAGCTCATCCAGGGTTTAGGACGGTGTGCACAAAGAGTGGAGCTAGAAGTCACGACTAGTCAAGACAACCCGGCTACAAATG AGGTGCATGGGACTGAGGGTCCACCCATGAAGAGACCAACCAAGGACACCAGGTTCAAAGCGTCTGCCAAGAAGCAACACCAGAATGAGCTCAAAACCAAGATGAAGTTGAATCCAGGAGAGGAACCTCGCACCCAAAGACTGCCTCAG agCTTGTGTCAACAGGAGCTGGACAAGGTCTTGGAGGAGATCTCCAAGATGACCTTACAGGATAACAGAGGCCCGCTGGAGAACCTGTACGAGCTCAAATTTCCAAACTGTGACAGACATGGACTGTACAACCTCAAACAG tgCAACATGTCTACCCACGGCCAACGGGGCGAGTGCTGGTGCGTTAACCCCTTGACAGGAGTCCAGATTCCAGCAACGCCAAAAGTCCGAGGGGACCCTAACTGTAACCAGTTCCAGGAGGAGCTCAGGGTGCTGCCCACTGCAGCGGCCCTCCGCTAG
- the LOC115379592 gene encoding receptor activity-modifying protein 1, translating to MESHGVMTVFLLSIILIWTGLAEGRVGQPCDRHMFDSRVNSVCLQNFNKSMETSGYQDRCPWPMAKGVYNVLKYCVDHWAILTSCKGWEFLVDKFFLDVHQMYFSLCNSRIQDPPLTTLIMLIVPGIIATLLVPALCAHLTTQDTERLGTLGF from the exons ATGGAGAGCCATGGTGTAATGACTGTATTtttgctgtcaatcattttgaTCTGGACAG gGCTGGCTGAGGGACGTGTTGGCCAGCCATGTGACCGCCACATGTTTGATAGCAGAGTTAATAGCGTCTGCCTACAAAACTTCAACAAGAGCATGGAGACAAGTGGCTATCAGGACAGGTGCCCGTGGCCCATGGCAAAAGG AGTCTACAACGTGCTGAAGTATTGTGTGGATCACTGGGCCATCCTGACATCGTGTAAAGGCTGGGAATTTCTGGTGGACAAATTCTTCTTGGATGTCCATCAGATGTACTTTTCCCTCTGCAACAGCCGGATTCAGGACCCCCCGCTCACCACTCTCATCATGCTCATAGTACCTGGTATTATTGCTACGTTGCTCGTGCCTGCTCTGTGTGCTCACCTCACCACCCAGGACACAGAGAGGCTTGGCACTTTGGGTTTCTGA